From a single Phalacrocorax aristotelis chromosome 1, bGulAri2.1, whole genome shotgun sequence genomic region:
- the TMEM140 gene encoding transmembrane protein 140, with amino-acid sequence YPFLVPFPCFSVPSRSLQEGTEDSPHSWERSRESGLPGSLRGARTAIAVVFPSVGFTMVSREHVGTRMGLLQQRCTGHLLCALTLLEAAGILALMFYALLWEAGNLVNLPDKRIGFYNFCLWNETAEELQCLEYQHLQVMGISLPGMVLATVFVYTCLVFSIFYSIFVAHVKCTKERQGWKTILIIPIIKMIILSGGLGIFLFQTSQWIHPPEFTGGFLALIGTQALLLLQILTAYLSWAKHTPVSKPFY; translated from the exons TACCCCTTCCTGGTGCCATTTCCCTGTTTTTCAGTGCCAAGCAGAAGCCTGCAAGAGGGCACTGAGGACAGTCCACATTCCTGGGAGAGAAGCAGGGAGTCAGGTTTGCCAGGCAGTCTGAGAGGAGCGAGGACAGCAATCGCAG TCGTCTTCCCCTCAGTGGGCTTTACCATGGTATCAAGAGAGCATGTGGGCACCAGGATGGGTCTGCTGCAACAGAGGTGCACTGGGCACTTGCTCTGTGCGCTGACCCTCCTCGAAGCTGCCGGGATCTTGGCCTTGATGTTCTATGCCCTGCTGTGGGAAGCTGGGAACCTGGTCAACCTCCCTGACAAACGCATTGGTTTTTACAACTTCTGCCTGTGGAATGAGacagctgaggagctgcagtGCCTGGAGTACCAGCATCTGCAGGTGATGGGCATCAGCCTACCAGGAATGGTGTTAGCCACAGTTTTTGTGTACACCTGCCTGGTCTTCAGCATCTTCTACTCCATTTTTGTTGCACATGTGAAGTGCACAAAGGAGAGACAGGGCTGGAAGACAATCCTCATCATACCCATCATCAAGATGATAATCCTGTCTGGAGGCCTGGgtatatttcttttccaaacctCGCAGTGGATTCACCCCCCTGAATTCACTGGAGGCTTTCTGGCACTAATTGGGACCCAGGCTCTGCTACTGCTCCAGATTCTCACTGCCTACCTCAGCTGGGCCAAGCACACACCTGTGTCAAAGCCCTTTTACTGA
- the CYREN gene encoding cell cycle regulator of non-homologous end joining gives MAAGARRRRLLPAWMGAAAYKPPAPAAPPKAGRRQAAAVGPRAAAAVVYCMNEAELVDVALAVLAENLQCEEGEEKARSRSEEEQEQELQPTLSEAPGNTDSTGGGSNHSPAPPTPPGAGADTQRTGWEDSDDDVLKYVREIFFS, from the exons AtggcggcgggagcgcggcggcggcggctcctcccGGCCTGGATGGGGGCGGCGGCGTACAAGCCGCCGGCGCCGGCGGCGCCCCCCAAGGCCGGGCGGCggcaggcggcggcggtggggcCCAG ggcggcggcggcggtggtgtACTGCATGAACGAGGCGGAGCTGGTGGACGTGGCCCTGGCGGTGCTGGCCGAG AATCTACAGTGTGAGGAAGGTGAGGAGAAGGCCCGGTCCCGGAGcgaagaggagcaggagcaggagctccAGCCAACACTCAGCGAGGCTCCTGGAAACACAGACAGCACGGGGGGAGGCAGCAACCACAGTCCGgctcccccaacccctcctGGTGCTGGTGCTGACACACAGAGGACAGGGTGGGAGGACTCTGATGACGATGTTCTGAAATATGTCAGGGAGATCTTTTTCAGCTAA